From uncultured Roseateles sp., the proteins below share one genomic window:
- the tpiA gene encoding triose-phosphate isomerase: MRKKLVVGNWKMHGSRASNAALLSGLREAGPWNADVAVCVPFPYITETALALTGQAMSFGAQDCSAHEQGAYTGEVSAAMLADVGCRYVIVGHSERRAFHHESDQLVADKAKAALAHGVTPIVCVGETRAEREAGQTEAVVKRQLAAVIHTLTHCIGEIVLAYEPVWAIGTGLTASPEEAQAVHAVLRMQLHAATQKSDAMRILYGGSVKPDNAVSLFGQPDIDGGLIGGAALKAADFGAICRAAS; this comes from the coding sequence ATGCGCAAGAAACTGGTGGTTGGCAACTGGAAGATGCATGGCTCGCGCGCGAGTAATGCGGCCCTGCTGTCGGGCCTGCGTGAAGCCGGCCCGTGGAATGCCGATGTGGCCGTCTGCGTACCGTTTCCGTACATCACCGAAACCGCGCTGGCCCTGACCGGCCAGGCCATGAGCTTCGGCGCCCAGGATTGCTCGGCGCACGAGCAGGGCGCTTACACCGGTGAGGTGTCGGCGGCGATGCTGGCCGATGTCGGCTGCCGCTATGTGATCGTCGGCCACTCGGAGCGCCGCGCCTTTCACCATGAAAGCGACCAGCTGGTCGCCGACAAGGCCAAGGCCGCGCTGGCCCATGGCGTGACGCCCATTGTCTGCGTCGGTGAAACCCGTGCCGAACGCGAGGCCGGTCAGACCGAGGCGGTGGTCAAGCGCCAGCTCGCCGCCGTGATACACACGCTGACCCATTGCATCGGCGAGATCGTGCTGGCCTACGAGCCGGTCTGGGCCATTGGCACGGGCCTCACCGCCTCGCCGGAAGAGGCTCAGGCCGTGCATGCCGTGCTGCGCATGCAGCTGCATGCCGCCACGCAGAAATCGGATGCGATGCGCATCCTGTACGGCGGCAGCGTCAAGCCCGACAACGCCGTCAGCCTGTTTGGCCAGCCCGATATCGATGGCGGCCTGATTG
- a CDS encoding NAD(P)H-quinone oxidoreductase: MQAIEITRFGAPEVLQLATRPDPIAGAGEVLVRVRASGVNRPDVLQRKGMYASPPGASDLPGLEIAGEIIAGDAAELAAAGFKLGDRVCALVAGGGYAELCVAPIAQCLPVPAGFSDVEAASLPETFFTVWSNVFERVRLLPGETLLIHGGTSGIGVTAIQLGKAFGATVIVTAGSDAKCQACLELGADAAINYKTQDFREEALRLTEGRGVNVILDMVAGSYIERGVQCLAEDGRIVVIAVQGGVQANLDAGLLLRRRLTVTGSTLRPRSLAFKAALAQSLRTRVWPLLDQRVIKPVVYKTLPAAQAAQAHELMESGEHVGKIVLTWHETSGRV, from the coding sequence ATGCAAGCCATAGAAATCACCCGCTTTGGCGCCCCCGAGGTGCTGCAACTCGCCACCCGACCCGATCCCATCGCTGGGGCAGGGGAGGTGCTGGTGCGCGTGCGCGCGTCGGGCGTGAACCGTCCGGACGTGTTGCAGCGCAAGGGCATGTATGCCAGCCCTCCTGGGGCCAGCGACCTGCCCGGGCTGGAGATTGCCGGCGAGATCATCGCCGGTGATGCGGCAGAGCTGGCCGCGGCGGGCTTCAAGCTCGGTGATCGCGTCTGCGCGCTGGTCGCCGGCGGCGGCTATGCCGAGCTGTGCGTGGCGCCGATTGCGCAATGCCTGCCGGTGCCTGCGGGCTTCAGCGACGTCGAGGCGGCCAGCCTGCCTGAGACCTTCTTCACCGTCTGGTCGAATGTGTTTGAGCGGGTGCGTTTGCTGCCCGGCGAGACGCTGCTGATACACGGCGGCACCAGCGGCATCGGCGTCACCGCCATCCAGCTGGGCAAGGCCTTTGGTGCGACGGTTATCGTCACCGCCGGCAGCGATGCCAAGTGCCAGGCCTGCCTAGAGCTGGGCGCGGACGCTGCGATCAACTACAAGACGCAGGACTTCCGCGAGGAGGCGCTGCGCCTGACCGAAGGTCGTGGCGTCAACGTGATCCTGGACATGGTGGCGGGCTCCTACATCGAGCGCGGCGTGCAATGCCTGGCCGAAGACGGCCGCATCGTCGTCATCGCGGTGCAGGGCGGGGTGCAGGCCAATCTGGATGCGGGCCTGCTGCTGCGCCGTCGGCTGACCGTCACCGGCTCGACCCTGCGGCCGCGCAGCCTGGCCTTCAAGGCGGCGCTGGCGCAGTCTCTGCGCACGCGGGTCTGGCCGCTGCTGGATCAGCGCGTCATCAAGCCGGTCGTTTACAAGACGCTGCCAGCCGCGCAAGCGGCCCAGGCGCATGAGCTGATGGAATCGGGCGAGCATGTCGGCAAGATCGTGCTGACCTGGCATGAGACCTCTGGGAGAGTTTGA